The region CCCCTTGATAGCAGGGTTTTACTACTGGTTGCCGCATGTGTCCGGACGCATGCCTTCAGACACCCTGGGTCGCTGGGGTTTCTGGCTGACCTTTATTGGCTTCAATGTCACCTTCCTGATCATGCATCTGACCGGCTTGTTCGGCATGCCGCGTCGGGTCTACACCTATGAAGCCGGGTTGGGCTGGGACCTGTTCAACCTCATCTCGTCGATCGGCGGCTTTATCATGGCCATTGGTATCGCTGCGATCATAGTCGATGTGCTGCTGCACTTCCGCTTTGGCAGACCCGCGCGGCAGAACCCATGGAATGCGGACTCGCTGGAATGGGCAGTCGAGATGCCAGTCAGCCCGTACAATTTTGCCAGTCTGCCTGATGTGCCGACCCGACATCCCCTGTTCGAAGATCCGGAATTGCCGCAGAAGATTGCCAATGGCAATTACGGCCTGGCTGATATCGGTCACGGCCGCCGCGAGATCTATGGCTCACAAGCTGCAAGCGGCAAGGTCATGCAGGTAATTCATCTGCCGACCAACTCATGGCTGCCGTTGCAAAGCGGGGCGATCATTGCCGTTGTCTGCCTGGGATTGCTGACCAAGTTTTACTGGGTGGCGCTGGTAGCTGCGGTATTCGCGGTACTGTCCCTGTTGCGTTGGAGCTGGCATAACGGCGCCCACGCGAGTAGCGCGCCACTGACTGCAGACGAGCGCACCGATCCGCCGTTGCATTCGCGCACGTTCGACAGCCCGGGCCTGTGGGGGATGGTCGTTGCGATGATGGGCAATGGGACGCTCTACGCCTCAATGCTGTTCGGCTGGTTTTATTTGTGGACTGCAGCACCGCAATGGCAAGCGCCGGACGAGGGGCCGCTTGATCTGTCGCTATTGCTGATCAGCGGGGCGCTGTTGACGGTCGCTGCACTGGTGTTTCGCTATGCCGTAGGGCGATTGCGCGCAGGCAATGCCAAGGGTATGCAAGGGCTGTTCTGGCTGGCATCTGTCATCGGGCTGGCCCACTTCGGGCTGTTGTTGTGGGTATTGCTCAGCGCACCCCTGCAAGCCACCGAGCTTGCGCATGATTCGGTGCTGACGGTGATGCTGATGTATCTGCTGATCCATAGTGGGCTGACGACAGTGGTAACAGCGATGCAGGCGATGCGCGTTCAGTTCGGCTATGTGAGTCTGCGCGTACCCTATGAGCCCTTCGTGGTGTGGCCCCTGTGGGTGTATACGCTGGCTATTTTCTGGCTGGCAGTCGCGGCTTTCGTCTTGCTGCCTATGGGATGGGGAGGTAGCTGATGTTTTCGTTTACACATCCGATACATCTGGTCCTGGGGTTGATCATCTGGTCAGTCTGGTTCGTCGTGCTGTACGGGCTACAGGGCGTAGGCTGCAATATTGCGCCGCCCGCTGCGGAGCTCGGCCCTCGGACGTGGATCAATGCGCTGCTATTGGGGTTGGGTGCGTGCGTCACGCTGCTGCTGCTCATTGCCACCTACCGGTGCTGGAAAGCGGGGCCGGATACCCCTGTCACCGAGGACTCCCAGCGGAAGTTCATCGCACGCATCAGTGGCGGTATTTACCTGCTATCTGCCGTCGCCGCCGCAGCGGTGACGTTGCCGGTGGTGATTTACCCGCCCTGTGTGTAGCAGGCAGTGCAACGTGCTGCGCCGCGTGTCATTCCTCCTGCTCGCGTGAACGCGCTTCCTTGATGGTTTCGCGGGCCTGCTCTTTCTCCTCGGCGTCCGCTGTCGGTTTCTCGTGGTCGCGGGCTTCGTCCGGCGTGTAGCAGAGTGTCGCCATGATGGGGAAGTGATCAGAGCCAAACTGCTTCAGCCGCTTGATTGCGCACAGTTTGAAATGCCGGGTGACAAATATATGGTCCAGTGGCCAGCGTAGCAGCACGTGCCAGGCATTGTAGGTATTGAACATTCCGCGACCACAGCGGGGGTCGAGCATGCCGCTCACATGGCTGAAAGTGCGGGTAGTACGGGACCAGGCCACATCATTCAGATCGCCAATCAATAATGCGGGCTCGTTGCGCTCGTGGACATGCTTGCCGACCAGCAACAGCTCGGCATCCCGCCAGAGTGACTCCTTGCTCTCGTTGGGCGCGGGTGGCCGTGGATGCAACGCATGAAAGTTGATGACGCTGCCGTCCTCGAGCTCGAGCCCACCATGAATCGACGGGATGTCGTCCTGGATCAGGCGCTTGATCTCGATATCGTGCAATGGCAGCCGTGAGTACAGATGCATGCCGTACAGGTTGTCCTGGGGAACGCTGACGCGGTGCGGCCAGTCTGCCAGCGCGGCGTCCAGTTGCTCGCCCCACCATTCATCAGACTCCAGGGTCAGGACTACGTCGGGTTGCTGGTCCAGAATCTGGCTGATCAAACCATCGGCGTTGCGATTGGGCGTTAATACATTCGAGATAAGCAGGGTAACGCAGCTGTCCTGGTCCGCATCCTTGGCGCGCAGTACCTGCACCTTCCACAATCGGGTCCA is a window of Pseudomonas sp. gcc21 DNA encoding:
- the ctaD gene encoding cytochrome c oxidase subunit I, giving the protein MSELRNAGNRARLEQFDRVWGNLPGWGQLSAVNHTSVGLRFVVTGMVFFLIGGILAMLLRTQLALPEQDILSSSAYNQIFSMHGTVMMFLFAIPVLEGAAMYLIPKMIGTRDLVFPRLSALGYYCYLFGGIIIVSSLFLNMAPDAGWFMYTPLSGSFYSPGLGPDFWLLGITFVEISAMSAGVELVVSILRTRANGMSLRKMPIFCWYILAMALMIVFGFPPLILGSILLELERAAGMVFFEVAGGGDPLLWQHLFWLFGHPEVYIIFLPGAGIVSTLIPVFAQRPLLGYRWIVLAIILMGFISFGLWVHHMFTVGIPSLALAFFSMASMLVAIPTAIQFFAWIATLWTGRVVFHLPMLWILGFLIIFVAGGLTGVMLALVPFDWQVHDTHFVVAHMHYVLVGGMLFPLIAGFYYWLPHVSGRMPSDTLGRWGFWLTFIGFNVTFLIMHLTGLFGMPRRVYTYEAGLGWDLFNLISSIGGFIMAIGIAAIIVDVLLHFRFGRPARQNPWNADSLEWAVEMPVSPYNFASLPDVPTRHPLFEDPELPQKIANGNYGLADIGHGRREIYGSQAASGKVMQVIHLPTNSWLPLQSGAIIAVVCLGLLTKFYWVALVAAVFAVLSLLRWSWHNGAHASSAPLTADERTDPPLHSRTFDSPGLWGMVVAMMGNGTLYASMLFGWFYLWTAAPQWQAPDEGPLDLSLLLISGALLTVAALVFRYAVGRLRAGNAKGMQGLFWLASVIGLAHFGLLLWVLLSAPLQATELAHDSVLTVMLMYLLIHSGLTTVVTAMQAMRVQFGYVSLRVPYEPFVVWPLWVYTLAIFWLAVAAFVLLPMGWGGS
- a CDS encoding endonuclease/exonuclease/phosphatase family protein — protein: MLTLPLFVLALFLLSMTLLAKIRLHDWWLRACEFPRLQIATLALLVVVLSAWSEEPWQMPTIACGLLVLAVQLYRILPWTRLWKVQVLRAKDADQDSCVTLLISNVLTPNRNADGLISQILDQQPDVVLTLESDEWWGEQLDAALADWPHRVSVPQDNLYGMHLYSRLPLHDIEIKRLIQDDIPSIHGGLELEDGSVINFHALHPRPPAPNESKESLWRDAELLLVGKHVHERNEPALLIGDLNDVAWSRTTRTFSHVSGMLDPRCGRGMFNTYNAWHVLLRWPLDHIFVTRHFKLCAIKRLKQFGSDHFPIMATLCYTPDEARDHEKPTADAEEKEQARETIKEARSREQEE